The genome window GGACCGAAGCGCTCGGTGATGCCGCCGACGGTGTTCAGCGCCAGCACCCGCGTGGCGCCGATCTGCTGCAACGCAGCAAGGTTGGCGCGGTAGTTGATCTTGTGCGGCGGCAGCGAATGGCCCTCCCCGTGGCGGGCCAGGAAGGCGACGCGGTGGCCGAGCAGCGTGCCGACCCGCACCGGGCCGGAAGGCGCGCCGTAGCGCGTCTGCACCTGGTGGGTCTGCACGTCGTCGAGCTGTGCGAGCTTGTAGACGCCGGTGCCGCCGATGACGGCCAGTGCGATGTTGTCCATGCGGATCCTCCAACGAAAGGGAACGCCGGCACCGGCGAGAGGCGCAGGCACCGGGGAGCGGGCGCGCGACTGCGCGCGCGGCGCCCTACTCCTTCATCGCGTAGATCGCCGGCAGGTTGCGCAGCGCCTCGTTGACGTCCATGCCGAAACCGAACACGTAACGGTCCGGCACCTCGACGCCGATGTAGTCGGCGCTGACCCCGGGCACGCAGCGGTCGTGGCGCTTGACCGTCAGCGCGGCGATGCGCACGTCGGTGGCGCCCTGCTCCAGGCACCACGCGCGCACCGCCTTCAGGGTCAGGCCTTCGTCGAGGATGTCGTCGAGCAGCAGCACGCGGCGGCCGTACAGCGCGGTGGCCGGGCGGTGCTTCCACACCAGTTCGCCGCCGACGGTCTCGCCGCGGTAGCGGGTGGCGTGCAGGTAGTCCAGCTGCAGGTCCTGGCCGCGGCTGCCCAGTTCCAGCGCCAGCTGGCCGGCGAACGGCAGCGCGCCGTGCATGATGGTCAGGTAGACCGGGGTTTCGCCGCGGTAGTCGGCGGCGATGGCGTCGGCCATGTGGGCGATGGCCTGGTCGATGCGCGGGCGATCGATCAGCAGGTCGGCCTGGGCCAGGGCCTGGGCGATGGTGAGAGTGGACATCAGGCGGTTTTTCCGAAGGTGAAGAGCAGATGGGATTGGGTGTGGCCGTAGCGGGCGTCGGCCAGCAGGCCGTCCCAGCCGAGGCCGCCGCGGCCGATCAGGCCGAGCAGCGCGGCGGTGTTGAGCGGGCGATCGCGCACGGCATGCAGCGCATCGTCGACCAGTTCCGGATGGCAGACCAGGACCACGTCGCAGCCGGCGTCCAGGTGCGCGGTCACCCGCGCCGCGACGCCGCCGGCGGCGAACGCCGCGGCCATGCCGATGTCGTCGGAGAACACCACGCCGCGGAAGCCCAGTTCCTGGCGCAGGATCTCCTGGATCCAGCGCGGCGAATAGCCGGCCGGTTCCGGCGCCACCTGCGGGTAGGCCACGTGCGCCATCATCACCGCGTCGGCGCCGGCGGCGATGCCGGCGGCGAACGGCACCAGGTCTTCCTGGCGCAGGGTCTCCAGCGAACGCGGGTCCTCGGCGTTGTCGACGTGGGTGTCCTCGAGCACGCTGCCGTGGCCGGGGAAATGCTTGAGGGTGGCGCCCATGCCGACGCTGTGCATGCCGCGCACATAGGCTGCGGCGAAGGCCGCGACCACCTGCGGATCGTCGCTGAAGGCGCGGTCGCCGATGGCGCGGTTGCCGCGGGCCAGGTCCAGCACCGGGGCGAAGCTCAGGTCGACGCCGCTGGCGCGCACTTCGCTGGCCATCAGCCAGGCGTGCTGCTCGGCCATCTCCAGCGCCGCGGCCGGATCGCGCGCGTACAGCGCGCCGAAGCCCTGCAGCGGCGGCAGCGCGCTGTAGCCCTCGCGGAAGCGCTGCACGCGGCCGCCTTCCTGGTCCACGCAGATCAGCAGCGGCCGCGGCGTCGCGGCGCGGATCGCCGCGCTCAGGTCGGTCACCTGCGCGCGCGAGGCGAAATTGCGTTTGAACAGGACCACGCCGGCCACCGCAGCGTGCTGCAGCCAGTCGCGCTCCTGGGCGGTGAGTTCGGTACCGGCAACGCCGATCGCGAGCATGCGGGGGGTCTCCTGCCGGCGCGGTGCAGGCGCCTGTGGG of Xanthomonas sacchari contains these proteins:
- a CDS encoding hypoxanthine-guanine phosphoribosyltransferase, with the protein product MSTLTIAQALAQADLLIDRPRIDQAIAHMADAIAADYRGETPVYLTIMHGALPFAGQLALELGSRGQDLQLDYLHATRYRGETVGGELVWKHRPATALYGRRVLLLDDILDEGLTLKAVRAWCLEQGATDVRIAALTVKRHDRCVPGVSADYIGVEVPDRYVFGFGMDVNEALRNLPAIYAMKE
- the nagZ gene encoding beta-N-acetylhexosaminidase encodes the protein MLAIGVAGTELTAQERDWLQHAAVAGVVLFKRNFASRAQVTDLSAAIRAATPRPLLICVDQEGGRVQRFREGYSALPPLQGFGALYARDPAAALEMAEQHAWLMASEVRASGVDLSFAPVLDLARGNRAIGDRAFSDDPQVVAAFAAAYVRGMHSVGMGATLKHFPGHGSVLEDTHVDNAEDPRSLETLRQEDLVPFAAGIAAGADAVMMAHVAYPQVAPEPAGYSPRWIQEILRQELGFRGVVFSDDIGMAAAFAAGGVAARVTAHLDAGCDVVLVCHPELVDDALHAVRDRPLNTAALLGLIGRGGLGWDGLLADARYGHTQSHLLFTFGKTA